Genomic segment of Shewanella sp. OMA3-2:
TAAGCAATCTGTCATTACAACTTACACCTGGTATGGTGGTGGGGTTATTGGGGCAAAACGGCGCAGGTAAATCGACTTTAATGCGCTGCGCATTAGGCATACTTGATATCGATCAAGGCGAAATTAGCACCTTAAATCAAACCCCCTTAATGTTATCAGCCCAAGCCAAGGCTAAAATTGGCTATGTGCCGCAACAACCTTTTGGTTACGAAGGATTTACAGTTGAGCGTGCGTTAGAGTTACATCGCAGCTTTTATCCTGACTGGGACATGCAATTAGAACAAGATTGGCTAGTCAGGTTCGATTTGGATGCGACGCAATCGGTGCAGAGGTTGTCGGTAGGTCAACGCCAAGCATTAGCATTAATTATGGCGATGGCGTATTGCCCACAACTGTTAATTCTTGATGAGCCGGTTGCCAGCCTTGACCCAATAGCAAGACGCAAATTTATGACCGACTTGTTTGATTTAGCGTTAGAGTCAGGCTCTGCGGTATTATTTTCATCGCATATCACTTCAGATTTAGAGCGCGTAGCCAGCCATGTGGCGTTAATTAAACAAGGTCGACTAGTATTATTTAAAGAAATTGATGCGTTACGTGAACAGGTTAAGTTGTTAAAAGTCAGCACGGATGCACAGCTTCCGACACATTTAATTGTGCTGCATCAAACAGAGACTCAAGCTACCCGAACAATCGTGGTGGATGATTACTTGGGTAATGAAAAGTTCCCTGGGTTAATAAGCGTGCAATCCTTGAATTTAGAGCAGCTGTTTATGGAGCTGCATTGATGAA
This window contains:
- a CDS encoding ABC transporter ATP-binding protein — protein: MTPEVPPILTFSNVSKTYPAKGSQAARVALSNLSLQLTPGMVVGLLGQNGAGKSTLMRCALGILDIDQGEISTLNQTPLMLSAQAKAKIGYVPQQPFGYEGFTVERALELHRSFYPDWDMQLEQDWLVRFDLDATQSVQRLSVGQRQALALIMAMAYCPQLLILDEPVASLDPIARRKFMTDLFDLALESGSAVLFSSHITSDLERVASHVALIKQGRLVLFKEIDALREQVKLLKVSTDAQLPTHLIVLHQTETQATRTIVVDDYLGNEKFPGLISVQSLNLEQLFMELH